In the Raphanus sativus cultivar WK10039 unplaced genomic scaffold, ASM80110v3 Scaffold2454, whole genome shotgun sequence genome, AAAAACGCGAAAAGGCCATTTTCAAGCCTGTGACTGATAGGAGAAACCGTTAACCGTGAGGCCTCCATCAACACAAATGGTTTGACCATTGATATAGGAAGCTGCAGGTAGACACAAGAAGACCACTAGTGATGCAACTTCATTTGGCTCTCCAGCACGACCAAGTGGAGTTCTACAAAACAATTCTTCCTTGAAACTGACGTCCTCTAGATACTTTAAGAAACAAAATTGAGATATAATTAGAAGAAGTCATTTGCTAAATTCACAAAACAAGATACAGTATGTaaattagttattatttattattattattacagaTTGAGACTGTCGAGTCTTGACAACATTTGGTGCAACAGCGTTCGCTCTTATGCCATCTTTTGCCCATTCACATGCCAAATTTCTTGCTAGCTGGTTCAGAGCTCCTATAAAAGAAAATCAACAactcataaaaagaaaaagctcTTGATTAGCCAGTCTTGCAAACTGCATCTTTTAGTAACTGTTATTACCTTTTGTTAGACCATAAATGGAACCACACTCAAATGATACAACCCCTGCAACAGAGGACAAGAAGACGATGCTTCCATAGCCTGAAGACTTTAAGAGGGGATGTGAAAGCTGGCAAAAATGGAAAGCAGCTTCCAAGTTCGTTGAGCTATGGTAAGGAAAATCTTCTGCCACATATTTTATTGTTGGCTTCCCGCGAAGTACTCCCACGTTATTTACCTATATGAACAAAAGGAAGATTTCTCTTTAGAAAAGTTCCGTTAACGAATATGCTTAATTGCTTACTTGTTTATTAAGATCATTTACTTACAAGAATGTTGAGTTTACCATCGAACAGAGAGGAGACATTTTGTATCAATGTTTCTCTCTCAGAACGTGAGGTTACATCACAGACTGAGCCTTTGACTTGAAACCCTTTCTTTTCCCATTCACTTAAACTTTGATTGAGCAGAGTTTCAGATATGTCACATACGTGGATTTTTGCTCCAAAATTAGCTAATTCCTCTACTATGGCATACCTAGACATTCCAGTTCCTTAAATTTATATGTTCAACAGAATCAAAAGAAAGGTTAAAAGAGGTGATATAGATCAAACAGAGAAGAAAATGGTACCCGATTCCGCTGGCTCCACAGGTTACAAGAGCAGACATACCTTGAAGACTCCATCTTTTAtccatttttatgtttttgttttgtgattAGCAATGACCAGAAATGCCACAGATAATAAACATACGATGGATGTGGGTAAGATAAGTCCTAAACGCTAATTAATGATTATGTTTGGTTGTGTGGTGGAAATGTCATGCAGTCGTAAGAGAGACCATGactaaaatatcttttttttgcgCAACTACatgactaaaatatataaaatagtatcCTGGGcaaaatcaatattattaatttaaggCCAAATTTGCTggaaaaccaaaaaacaaaagatatttaGGACATCATgcagaaaaaaagataattaggtaaccagatagaagaaaaaaatggaattGTCATAATTGTCCCCCTGCATTATATGTTCTAGATTTCACTCTCCTCCTCTAAAACGCAtgtatctcttttttttagCAAATCCAACGCAGGTTATGATTCCTAGATCAAAGTGCTCATCGAAAGTAGCAAAAAGCATAGCATAAGATTCAATAAAACCGAAACTGACTTGTTCTTGTTCTTAACCGAAACATAGAAAGCtaaaacctcaaaaaaaaatcaaaagtgaAATAACCGAACACGATacaagcttcttcctttttttaaaattaattccCAGGAATCTCAACCTCATCCTCTTTAATATCCTGCTGAATATCCTTTGGATCTTTCCCATCCACCGTATACCCAACCGACACGCAAGTCCCGAGAATCTCCCTCACGGTCCCGCTCAGCTCCTTGGCAATAGATCTCGGCCTCATGATCCTCGCGATCTCGATGACGTCAtcgaacacacacacacacacacattcaTTCGTTCATCCATCCTATAACCGATTCTCAGATCTCTTAAGGAAGAAAAAATGGCGGTTTCTGCACTTGAGGAGTTCGTGCATATGGCCAAACTCGCAGAGCAATACGAGCGCTAGGAAGAGATGGTGGAGTTCATGGAGAAAGTCTCTGCCGCTGTCAACGGCGACGAGCTCACCGTCGAGGAGCGAAACCTCCTCTCCGTCGCGTACAAGAATGTGATCTGCGTTCACCGTGCCTCGTGGTGCATCATCTCTTCGTCGAGCAGAAGAAGgataaacaatatatatgaaAGAGACATAACCGTTCACCTATAGGGACACTTTCGGTATATATGAAAGGTGAAACAGTACATTACCGTTCacctaaataatttttttttcttgtatatcAGATGCAATTTAccttaatttaaaatcattccTATTATTTACGCTCAACTTTTCATGAAATGTTACTTTTTATGCCATAACTGTCTAATTATATATCAACTCTAACCACTTTCAATTTGGTATAACCTAAACAGTTTGGCAATTATCTCTTTCTGGGTTGAAGTCTTCATGATGGTTCTAAAGGAGCTTCGCTTCCTGGTTTTGATTGTATGGAAGAAGGTTAAATTGCAGTAAAATTAAGCGTGGAGATTATTGAAGAAGGAGAAAAGCATCAATCACGAAAGAGAAAATTCTGTAAATAGTCGATGAATTTTTAACCTTCATCCGTAAACACGTgttattaaaaggaaaatgttATGAACTGACTGG is a window encoding:
- the LOC108846912 gene encoding tropinone reductase homolog At2g29300-like isoform X1, whose product is MDKRWSLQGMSALVTCGASGIGYAIVEELANFGAKIHVCDISETLLNQSLSEWEKKGFQVKGSVCDVTSRSERETLIQNVSSLFDGKLNILVNNVGVLRGKPTIKYVAEDFPYHSSTNLEAAFHFCQLSHPLLKSSGYGSIVFLSSVAGVVSFECGSIYGLTKGALNQLARNLACEWAKDGIRANAVAPNVVKTRQSQSYLEDVSFKEELFCRTPLGRAGEPNEVASLVVFLCLPAASYINGQTICVDGGLTVNGFSYQSQA
- the LOC108846912 gene encoding tropinone reductase homolog At2g29300-like isoform X2; this encodes MESSRYVCSCNLWSQRNRVGTGMSRYAIVEELANFGAKIHVCDISETLLNQSLSEWEKKGFQVKGSVCDVTSRSERETLIQNVSSLFDGKLNILVNNVGVLRGKPTIKYVAEDFPYHSSTNLEAAFHFCQLSHPLLKSSGYGSIVFLSSVAGVVSFECGSIYGLTKGALNQLARNLACEWAKDGIRANAVAPNVVKTRQSQSYLEDVSFKEELFCRTPLGRAGEPNEVASLVVFLCLPAASYINGQTICVDGGLTVNGFSYQSQA